A window from Photobacterium leiognathi encodes these proteins:
- a CDS encoding Dps family protein yields MSTILNESQIEDAKQHLTRPLATPTDLSVDATKEISGALTAILADVFAIYMKTKNFHWHMSGAHFRDYHLMLDEQSVQLFAMTDDIAERVRKIGGKTLRSIGEISRMQRILDNDADYVEPADMLAELCEDNKQLAAELRAAHTLCDDCGDYSSVSMIDDWIDQTERRVWFLYESYRH; encoded by the coding sequence ATGAGTACTATCTTGAATGAATCACAAATTGAAGATGCCAAACAACACCTTACTCGTCCTCTAGCCACACCTACAGATTTAAGTGTAGACGCGACTAAAGAGATCAGTGGTGCACTAACAGCGATCCTTGCTGATGTTTTTGCTATTTATATGAAAACCAAAAACTTCCATTGGCATATGAGCGGTGCACATTTCCGCGATTATCACTTAATGCTTGATGAGCAGAGCGTTCAATTGTTCGCGATGACAGATGATATTGCCGAACGTGTTCGTAAAATTGGTGGTAAAACACTACGTTCTATCGGTGAAATTTCACGAATGCAGCGTATTTTAGATAATGATGCTGACTACGTTGAACCAGCTGATATGCTTGCAGAGCTTTGCGAAGACAATAAACAATTAGCAGCAGAACTTCGTGCCGCACATACTTTATGTGATGACTGTGGTGACTATTCTTCAGTGAGTATGATTGATGATTGGATTGATCAAACCGAGCGTCGTGTTTGGTTCCTTTATGAATCATACCGTCATTGA
- a CDS encoding asparagine synthase-related protein yields MSIVAGVISDRWSQDFLLIKKEIAQHLSRNPTDVRHEYFDNHLYLCRVAIDCHREANWAENHLRFAMVLGHTLMSPSLTQDVNCLLQHNPENYPQLLADAQGTYCVLNYNKQQHIVNVFADTLAISPFYYMQYKGGVIFSSCLRLFDKLSVKLTTNLAGVTEYAVVGYPLGNKTHYNEVHSLSPGEKLTFTTKGIQRSRYFRWADMPFNCLEDGHGILQLDRAFKQAVDLCLGDDIHAVSTLSGGLDSRVIVAELLKRGVQLECLNFSYQRSQDEVYAEAFAQLHDFPLHIVNVRDTQEQSIEQRLGCYWRATQYPFYQQVERPRLVWSGNGGSVCLGMVFCDDEILSACFKDDPVSVAKAYLKHQHAYIPKRMVKDGEMLQHQLEQNIVACLEQYSHLPLEKAFQLFLWENDQHQHIAPALEDLDKFRLDFHLPFYSKAVLSVMFALPVSSAVKHQLYMKWLNHTYSEALVTPWQTYPGHLTCPLKDHRLSALSKWQLTENVKNKLNLVNIGVKTLFDAKGDFYHRHYLGANCLLTALGLHSGESTLNVVKRMNKVLKPHH; encoded by the coding sequence ATGAGTATTGTTGCAGGTGTTATTTCAGATCGCTGGAGCCAAGACTTTTTACTCATCAAAAAAGAGATCGCTCAGCACCTATCACGTAATCCAACAGATGTTCGTCATGAGTATTTTGATAATCATTTATATCTATGCCGTGTGGCGATTGATTGTCATAGAGAGGCGAATTGGGCTGAAAATCATTTACGTTTTGCGATGGTCTTAGGGCATACCTTAATGTCGCCATCACTAACGCAAGATGTGAATTGTTTACTGCAACATAATCCAGAGAATTACCCCCAACTATTGGCAGATGCTCAAGGTACTTATTGCGTATTAAATTATAATAAACAACAACATATTGTTAATGTGTTTGCTGACACTTTGGCGATTAGTCCATTTTATTATATGCAATATAAAGGTGGGGTGATTTTTAGTTCGTGTTTACGCTTATTTGATAAGTTAAGCGTTAAATTAACGACTAATTTAGCGGGTGTAACAGAATATGCAGTGGTGGGTTATCCATTAGGAAATAAAACACATTACAACGAAGTACACTCATTATCGCCAGGTGAAAAGCTAACATTTACGACCAAAGGAATACAACGTAGTCGCTATTTCCGATGGGCAGATATGCCTTTTAATTGTCTGGAAGACGGTCATGGGATCTTGCAGTTGGATCGCGCTTTTAAACAAGCCGTTGATTTGTGCTTAGGTGATGATATTCATGCAGTTAGTACGTTATCGGGAGGACTAGATTCGCGTGTTATCGTCGCCGAACTTTTAAAACGAGGCGTACAACTTGAATGTTTAAATTTTTCTTATCAACGATCGCAAGATGAAGTCTATGCTGAAGCTTTCGCACAGCTCCATGATTTTCCACTCCATATAGTGAATGTTAGAGACACTCAAGAGCAAAGTATTGAACAAAGGCTCGGGTGTTATTGGCGAGCAACACAATATCCATTTTATCAACAAGTCGAACGTCCAAGGTTAGTGTGGTCAGGAAATGGTGGCAGTGTATGCCTTGGTATGGTGTTTTGTGATGATGAAATATTGTCGGCTTGCTTTAAAGATGATCCGGTATCGGTAGCAAAAGCATATTTGAAACATCAACATGCTTATATTCCTAAACGGATGGTAAAAGATGGAGAAATGCTCCAGCATCAATTAGAGCAAAATATTGTGGCGTGCTTAGAGCAATATTCACATTTGCCATTGGAAAAAGCCTTCCAGCTATTTTTATGGGAAAACGATCAGCATCAACACATAGCACCAGCACTAGAAGATCTCGATAAATTTAGATTGGACTTTCATTTACCGTTTTACAGTAAAGCCGTGTTAAGTGTTATGTTTGCTTTGCCTGTCTCGTCGGCAGTTAAGCATCAACTCTATATGAAGTGGCTTAATCATACTTATTCTGAAGCGTTAGTAACGCCTTGGCAGACTTATCCGGGGCATTTGACTTGCCCTTTAAAAGATCATCGTTTATCTGCACTTAGCAAATGGCAATTAACTGAGAATGTGAAGAATAAACTTAATCTAGTCAATATTGGGGTGAAAACATTATTTGATGCTAAAGGTGACTTTTATCATCGACATTATTTAGGGGCGAATTGTTTATTGACGGCACTAGGCTTACATAGTGGTGAGTCTACTCTTAATGTCGTAAAGCGCATGAACAAGGTGTTAAAGCCTCATCATTAG
- a CDS encoding NUDIX domain-containing protein, producing MRFLKLSVHPELENIDFETTKLSIFQRDAARAIVLNGEDILMLYTERYHDYTLPGGGIDASEDKVQGLIRELEEETGAKNIRDIKPFGQYDEYRPWYKSEHDIVYMKSYCYVCTIDKELGATRFEDYEIKNGMKPVWINIFDAIAHNEATIKHSEKKGMSIERETFLLKLIAKELLTVNA from the coding sequence ATGCGATTTTTAAAATTATCTGTTCATCCTGAGTTGGAAAATATTGATTTTGAAACGACGAAGCTAAGTATTTTTCAGCGAGATGCGGCACGTGCCATTGTGTTAAATGGTGAAGATATTTTGATGCTTTACACAGAGCGCTACCATGATTATACCTTGCCAGGTGGTGGCATTGATGCTAGTGAAGATAAAGTACAAGGGCTCATTCGCGAGCTTGAAGAAGAAACCGGTGCAAAGAATATTCGTGATATCAAGCCATTTGGTCAATACGATGAATATCGTCCTTGGTACAAATCTGAACACGATATTGTGTATATGAAATCATACTGTTACGTCTGTACTATTGATAAAGAACTGGGTGCGACACGTTTTGAAGATTACGAAATCAAAAATGGTATGAAACCTGTGTGGATCAATATTTTTGATGCAATTGCACATAATGAAGCAACGATTAAGCATTCAGAGAAAAAAGGGATGTCGATAGAACGTGAAACGTTTTTACTGAAGCTTATTGCGAAAGAATTACTGACAGTTAATGCATAA
- a CDS encoding META domain-containing protein, with amino-acid sequence MKKIFFGTFLLTSLLTGCSTTPKDVAALPSTWAVSAIDGHTQSVDALPAKPELVIDQNFNVTYQGCNTLTGKLTLTSNDLLTKKLASTRKMCIQNEQATVDGFVKKMLTGPSDYLVNQNTLIISSDRHTVTFKKVK; translated from the coding sequence ATGAAAAAGATTTTTTTTGGTACTTTTTTACTGACTTCACTGTTAACTGGCTGTAGCACAACCCCTAAAGATGTTGCAGCACTTCCTAGTACATGGGCAGTAAGTGCTATTGACGGCCATACTCAGTCGGTTGATGCGCTACCAGCTAAGCCTGAATTAGTGATTGATCAGAACTTCAATGTGACTTATCAAGGCTGTAACACCCTAACTGGTAAGCTAACGTTAACAAGTAACGATTTACTAACTAAGAAATTAGCATCAACACGTAAAATGTGTATTCAGAACGAACAAGCGACAGTAGATGGTTTCGTTAAGAAAATGCTAACAGGTCCTTCTGATTACCTTGTTAACCAAAACACACTGATCATTAGCTCAGATCGCCATACTGTTACTTTCAAAAAAGTAAAATAA
- a CDS encoding fumarylacetoacetate hydrolase family protein — MQSITLSSPAGERQITPSKIVCVGRNYVEHIHELGNEILSHLVLFVKPNSAISNALNTYHGQAPLHYEAEICLMYQQGQFIAAGVGLDLTKRELQSELKQKGLPWERAKAFDGSVLFSDFVPLANINDIEFELVFEQQQQVLQRGTTAQMITKPAEILKEIQSFMTLEDGDIVMTGTPKGVGMLSAGAQYTASLYMDNQRVVSESWLALD; from the coding sequence ATGCAGAGCATCACATTGAGCTCACCCGCAGGAGAGCGACAAATCACACCGTCAAAAATTGTATGTGTTGGGCGAAACTACGTTGAGCACATACACGAACTGGGCAATGAAATCCTGTCTCATTTAGTATTGTTCGTAAAGCCGAACTCTGCAATATCCAATGCGCTTAATACATATCATGGACAAGCTCCTTTACATTATGAAGCCGAAATCTGTTTGATGTACCAACAAGGGCAGTTTATTGCAGCGGGTGTAGGTTTAGATCTCACCAAGCGAGAATTACAAAGTGAGCTGAAACAAAAAGGATTACCGTGGGAGCGTGCAAAAGCGTTTGATGGATCAGTATTGTTTAGTGACTTTGTACCGCTAGCGAATATCAATGACATTGAATTTGAATTGGTTTTCGAACAACAGCAGCAGGTGTTACAACGTGGAACCACAGCGCAAATGATCACAAAACCTGCTGAGATATTAAAAGAAATCCAATCGTTTATGACCCTTGAAGATGGCGATATCGTGATGACCGGAACACCTAAAGGGGTCGGTATGCTTAGCGCTGGTGCGCAATATACTGCTAGTTTATATATGGATAACCAACGCGTTGTTTCAGAATCTTGGCTTGCCTTAGATTAA
- a CDS encoding DUF3820 family protein — protein sequence MFQQEHVIKLANMKMPFGKYAGRVLIDLPEEYLLWFQKKGFPEGELGTLMALALEFKIEGLESVIRPLRRD from the coding sequence ATGTTTCAACAAGAGCACGTGATCAAATTGGCTAATATGAAAATGCCATTTGGTAAGTATGCAGGTCGGGTGTTGATTGACTTACCTGAAGAATATTTATTGTGGTTTCAGAAAAAAGGCTTTCCAGAGGGAGAGCTAGGCACATTAATGGCGTTGGCCTTAGAGTTTAAAATTGAGGGGTTAGAAAGCGTTATCCGCCCATTACGACGTGATTAA
- the gloA2 gene encoding SMU1112c/YaeR family gloxylase I-like metalloprotein: protein MLKGIHHVAIICSDYTRSKHFYTQILKLTVINETYREQRQSYKLDLRLPDDSQLELFSFPDAPARPSYPEAQGLRHLAFVVEDIHSVVDYLVAQGVEVEDIRIDELTGKAFTFFSDPDGLPLELYAQA, encoded by the coding sequence ATGCTAAAAGGTATTCATCATGTTGCGATCATTTGTTCTGACTATACCCGTTCAAAGCACTTTTATACTCAGATCTTGAAACTGACAGTGATCAATGAAACCTATCGTGAGCAACGCCAGTCATACAAGTTGGATTTACGTTTGCCTGATGATAGCCAGTTAGAATTGTTCTCTTTTCCTGATGCACCAGCGAGGCCAAGTTACCCTGAAGCGCAAGGGTTACGACATTTGGCTTTTGTGGTTGAAGATATCCATAGTGTGGTCGATTATTTAGTCGCGCAAGGCGTTGAAGTGGAAGACATTCGTATTGATGAACTTACAGGTAAAGCGTTTACCTTTTTCAGTGATCCTGATGGTTTACCGTTAGAGTTATACGCTCAAGCATAA
- a CDS encoding ParA family protein translates to MRRIIFNQKGGVGKSSITVNLAAISAAQGHKTLVIDLDVQGNSSHYLGYDINQKSDKTIADLLNQTASWFSMASPTLDYPQPTRYDNLFIIPSSPKLDKLESELERRYKIYKLREALDELEKEYEHIYIDTPPNLNFYTKSGLIAAHKLLIPFDCDSFSQQALINLMDNLAELRDDHNRDLSLEGIVVNMFNAQANFPRQIIESVKELGFPVLEPYLPQSIKMKESHFQQIPLIHFQPKHKLTEHFSALYQQLNAADQAVKS, encoded by the coding sequence ATGCGCAGAATTATATTTAATCAGAAAGGTGGTGTGGGTAAATCTAGTATTACCGTGAACTTAGCAGCGATCAGTGCGGCTCAAGGTCATAAGACATTGGTGATTGATCTTGATGTGCAAGGGAACAGTAGTCATTACTTAGGTTATGACATTAACCAGAAAAGTGACAAAACCATCGCAGATCTTTTAAATCAAACTGCATCTTGGTTCTCAATGGCATCGCCAACATTGGATTACCCTCAACCTACCCGTTATGACAATTTGTTCATCATTCCTTCTAGCCCCAAATTGGATAAATTAGAGTCAGAATTAGAACGTCGCTACAAAATCTATAAGCTTCGTGAAGCCTTGGATGAATTAGAAAAAGAATATGAACATATTTATATTGATACGCCGCCTAACTTAAACTTCTATACCAAGTCTGGCTTAATTGCTGCCCATAAATTATTGATCCCTTTTGACTGTGACAGTTTCTCCCAACAAGCGTTAATCAATTTAATGGATAATTTAGCTGAGCTGCGAGATGATCATAATCGTGATTTGTCGTTGGAAGGCATTGTGGTGAATATGTTTAACGCGCAAGCCAACTTCCCACGTCAAATAATTGAAAGTGTGAAAGAGTTAGGCTTTCCTGTGTTAGAGCCATATTTACCTCAGTCAATCAAAATGAAAGAATCGCACTTTCAGCAAATCCCCCTTATTCACTTTCAACCTAAGCATAAATTAACTGAGCATTTCTCAGCTTTATATCAGCAGTTAAATGCAGCTGATCAAGCAGTCAAAAGTTAA
- a CDS encoding mechanosensitive ion channel family protein: MNNIMDIVSFLINHKLILSLLIIATITLIRSLTLKTIRGDALFLSEEQRKWMSRTKNGTFTLLLVILFLLWQSEISEFALSVTAIAVAIVVASKEIILCFTGSIQRASSRSFRIGDWIEVGKLCGEVIEHNMMATVIQEIDLHHGQYHYTGKTATLPNSMFFTYPVKNLNFMKRYVYHNFSIVVANFVNLYPMFPVLEKKIEHHCEEFIEVARRYNSVIEKHAGVDLPGSEPHIHIGSGTNGEQVVHFMLFCPTDQATHLEQEIRKDFMEEYEKRFPQSAE, translated from the coding sequence ATGAACAACATAATGGACATTGTCAGTTTCTTAATTAATCACAAACTGATCTTAAGCCTATTAATTATTGCAACGATTACTCTGATCCGCAGCTTAACGCTAAAAACGATCCGTGGTGATGCTTTGTTCTTATCAGAAGAGCAACGTAAATGGATGTCACGAACAAAAAACGGCACATTTACACTTCTTTTGGTGATCTTATTTTTATTATGGCAGTCAGAGATCAGCGAATTTGCCCTATCTGTGACCGCAATTGCTGTTGCTATTGTAGTCGCATCAAAAGAGATCATTTTATGTTTTACAGGCTCAATCCAACGAGCAAGTTCACGTTCATTTCGGATTGGCGATTGGATTGAAGTCGGCAAATTGTGCGGTGAAGTGATCGAGCACAATATGATGGCAACCGTGATCCAAGAAATCGATCTTCACCATGGGCAATATCACTACACAGGAAAAACAGCCACACTGCCTAATAGCATGTTCTTTACCTACCCAGTAAAAAATCTCAATTTTATGAAACGCTATGTTTACCATAACTTTTCTATTGTGGTGGCTAACTTCGTAAACCTTTATCCGATGTTTCCCGTTCTTGAGAAAAAGATTGAACACCACTGTGAAGAGTTTATCGAAGTGGCTCGTCGCTATAATAGCGTTATCGAAAAACATGCTGGTGTGGATTTGCCTGGCTCTGAGCCACATATTCACATTGGTAGCGGTACGAATGGTGAGCAAGTCGTTCACTTCATGCTATTTTGCCCAACCGATCAAGCTACACATTTAGAGCAAGAAATTCGAAAAGACTTTATGGAAGAATACGAAAAACGTTTTCCTCAAAGCGCAGAATGA
- a CDS encoding MFS transporter — protein MNKQVWILSLCQALLTTGNIVLISVTALIGQSLAPMPSLVTLPVAIQFIGMMCATIPASLIMARIGRKRGFTLGNMIGIAGAVCCIYALWLANFYLFSVGTFLLGIGIGFGTLYRFAAMELCDAKYHSRAISISMAGGVLAAILGPFLAVQSREWLSSDLSFIGPFIGVLLLYVLSLCLLQVVALPVEYHQTATKKGRRLTELLTQSNYLLAVASGAVAYSVMILLMTVTPLAMMGCGYSFEQSTQVIQWHVLGMFVPSFFTGHLIDRIGAKNTILLGAVFMLMCCIVNLTYTTLIQFNIALILLGVGWNFMFIAATRFLTMTYQPEDKPKAQACNEFVVFSSVTIASLLAGWLNTTIGWYQLNLVTIPFMLVIIAALFIFKPQLKPSLQHK, from the coding sequence ATGAACAAACAAGTATGGATACTCTCGTTATGTCAGGCACTACTGACAACGGGAAATATAGTGCTGATATCTGTTACAGCGCTTATTGGTCAATCTCTTGCACCAATGCCTTCATTAGTCACCTTACCTGTTGCAATACAATTTATCGGTATGATGTGCGCGACCATTCCTGCTTCTTTGATCATGGCACGCATAGGACGTAAACGAGGATTTACCTTAGGTAATATGATCGGTATTGCAGGTGCAGTATGCTGTATTTATGCTTTATGGCTAGCAAATTTTTATTTGTTTTCTGTCGGTACATTTTTACTGGGGATTGGAATAGGTTTCGGTACGCTTTATCGTTTTGCGGCAATGGAATTATGTGATGCTAAATATCATAGCCGTGCTATTTCTATCTCTATGGCTGGGGGCGTTCTAGCAGCAATATTAGGACCATTTCTCGCCGTTCAAAGTCGAGAATGGTTATCATCCGATCTGAGTTTCATTGGTCCTTTCATTGGTGTGTTATTGCTTTATGTTTTGTCGCTATGCTTACTGCAAGTCGTTGCGCTCCCTGTTGAGTACCATCAGACAGCGACTAAAAAAGGGCGTCGATTAACGGAGCTATTAACACAGTCGAATTACCTTTTAGCGGTAGCATCTGGTGCTGTTGCCTATTCGGTGATGATTTTATTAATGACGGTGACACCTCTCGCCATGATGGGCTGTGGTTATAGTTTTGAGCAATCAACCCAAGTGATCCAATGGCATGTGTTGGGGATGTTTGTGCCATCTTTCTTTACTGGACACCTCATCGATCGAATTGGGGCGAAAAACACGATCTTATTGGGAGCGGTGTTCATGCTGATGTGCTGCATTGTTAATTTAACCTACACAACATTAATACAGTTTAATATCGCCTTGATTTTATTAGGTGTTGGGTGGAATTTTATGTTCATCGCAGCCACGCGCTTTTTAACCATGACCTATCAACCAGAAGATAAGCCGAAGGCCCAAGCCTGTAACGAGTTTGTGGTATTTAGCTCCGTCACCATTGCATCGCTATTAGCGGGTTGGTTAAACACCACAATTGGTTGGTACCAACTCAACCTAGTTACTATTCCATTCATGCTCGTGATTATTGCGGCTTTATTTATATTTAAACCACAGCTAAAACCATCGTTACAGCATAAATAA
- a CDS encoding helicase HerA-like domain-containing protein, which produces MKSDMILIGKGENKIGIHPKYANRHGFIAGATGTGKTVTLQCLAEGFSSLGVPVFLADVKGDLSGMANAGTDNAVVQKRCAEIGIEGFEFTPFPVEFWDLFGLKGAKIRATLEDMGPLLLSRLLDCNDVQEGLINLAFEYAEENQMPMLDLDDFSTALNYLGDNSKQLGGMYGRISKSSIAAIERRLLGFKRQGGSEFFGEPALDYHDFMKIASDGRGIVNILDASTLIQSPKLYSTFLLWLLSELYENLPEVGDLDKPKFVFFFDEAHLLFDDVPKVFLDEIEQVVRLIRSKGVVIYFITQNPTDIPDSVLGQLGNRIQHALRAYTPKELKAVKVAAESFRDNPNLDVETLLGELGVGEALVSVLGEGGVPSVVEHVTIRPPESQIGPITTEKRTEILNTSQYYQQYKQAVNRESAHEMLNKRMEQQKQAQLQQAEQEKQDRASIRKPRRSQRQTYTESFIKTLLRQLANAIVKALFKRR; this is translated from the coding sequence ATGAAAAGTGACATGATCCTTATCGGTAAGGGCGAAAATAAAATCGGGATCCACCCTAAATACGCTAACCGTCATGGTTTTATTGCTGGCGCAACAGGTACGGGTAAAACGGTGACACTTCAGTGTTTAGCTGAAGGCTTTTCATCACTTGGTGTTCCTGTGTTTCTTGCCGATGTAAAAGGCGATTTATCCGGTATGGCGAATGCAGGTACTGATAATGCAGTTGTGCAAAAACGCTGTGCAGAGATCGGTATTGAAGGTTTTGAATTTACGCCTTTTCCCGTTGAATTTTGGGATCTGTTTGGCTTAAAAGGGGCAAAAATCCGTGCCACGCTTGAGGACATGGGGCCTTTATTATTAAGCCGTTTGCTTGATTGTAACGATGTACAAGAAGGGTTAATTAATCTTGCATTTGAATATGCGGAAGAAAACCAAATGCCAATGCTTGATTTGGATGATTTCTCAACAGCATTAAATTACCTTGGTGATAACTCTAAACAACTCGGCGGTATGTACGGACGTATCAGTAAGTCCTCTATTGCTGCCATTGAACGTCGTTTGTTGGGCTTTAAACGCCAAGGTGGCAGTGAGTTCTTCGGCGAGCCAGCATTAGATTATCATGACTTCATGAAAATTGCTTCTGATGGTCGAGGCATCGTCAATATCCTTGATGCCAGCACCTTGATCCAATCACCCAAGTTGTACTCAACTTTCTTATTATGGTTATTGTCTGAGTTATATGAAAACCTACCTGAAGTGGGCGATCTCGATAAGCCGAAATTTGTGTTCTTTTTTGATGAAGCGCATTTGCTATTTGATGATGTGCCTAAAGTCTTTTTAGATGAAATAGAACAAGTGGTACGTTTGATCCGCTCAAAAGGCGTGGTTATTTACTTTATCACGCAAAATCCAACCGATATTCCTGATTCAGTATTAGGGCAGTTAGGTAACCGTATTCAACATGCGTTACGTGCTTATACGCCTAAAGAGCTCAAAGCCGTTAAAGTCGCAGCAGAGTCTTTTCGTGATAATCCCAATTTAGATGTTGAAACCTTATTGGGTGAATTAGGTGTTGGGGAAGCGTTAGTCTCTGTGCTTGGAGAGGGTGGTGTACCATCTGTGGTTGAGCATGTCACTATTCGCCCACCGGAATCGCAAATTGGACCTATTACTACAGAAAAACGCACAGAGATACTCAATACCAGCCAGTATTATCAGCAATATAAACAAGCGGTGAACCGTGAATCTGCCCATGAGATGTTAAATAAACGCATGGAGCAGCAAAAGCAGGCGCAATTGCAACAAGCTGAGCAAGAAAAACAAGACCGAGCGAGTATTCGTAAGCCTAGACGCTCTCAACGCCAAACTTATACTGAATCTTTTATTAAGACGCTGCTACGGCAATTAGCCAATGCTATCGTTAAAGCATTATTTAAACGTCGTTAA
- a CDS encoding rhodanese-like domain-containing protein has protein sequence MHIFTDRKDIIIDTRSSDEFIAGHIEGSVFVGFGGKQFKWWLELIVPDKTVHLEVIASAKDQASVMDTLHEVGYIHAELKPLDTSLSHIEHISAEKLPDMAETHHILDVRETDETAKGKLASAEALPLTALIQGQMPAHHDDYVVHCAGGYRSLIAISLLKVLNKCHLIQLDGGYSAIQRTQ, from the coding sequence GTGCATATTTTCACTGATAGAAAAGACATTATCATTGATACCCGTAGTTCTGATGAGTTTATTGCTGGGCATATTGAAGGTAGCGTGTTTGTTGGCTTTGGCGGTAAGCAATTTAAATGGTGGTTAGAACTGATTGTACCTGATAAAACAGTGCATCTTGAGGTGATTGCTTCAGCAAAAGATCAAGCCAGTGTGATGGATACACTCCATGAGGTTGGTTATATACATGCCGAGTTAAAGCCGCTTGATACTTCGCTATCTCATATTGAACATATATCTGCAGAGAAATTGCCAGATATGGCTGAAACACATCACATTTTGGATGTACGAGAAACCGATGAAACTGCAAAAGGTAAGTTAGCTAGTGCTGAAGCATTGCCATTGACGGCGCTAATCCAAGGTCAAATGCCAGCTCATCATGATGACTATGTTGTGCATTGTGCTGGTGGCTACCGTTCACTAATCGCTATATCTTTATTAAAAGTTTTAAATAAATGCCATTTAATTCAATTGGATGGTGGTTATTCAGCAATTCAACGCACTCAATGA